One window of Puntigrus tetrazona isolate hp1 chromosome 14, ASM1883169v1, whole genome shotgun sequence genomic DNA carries:
- the si:rp71-46j2.7 gene encoding uncharacterized protein si:rp71-46j2.7 isoform X1, producing the protein MYTWRCFLAVVFVLVWYFSEFGQIWTQAFFCFLCFFNFPFKKQDRETSTQTDDTLETEQQTKKAHHVGVTDETDAAETPQTVSEMQQYEIVKSSLFQVFECAYAHLVQPWYTVPELGDSQPLHRAIKEEFKLVVERVICKAKDFDLSTTSVGCIRIFTQHLHNAKQSDGSPVFGSRSEEMAVLRTFSEALVRNLFPKYLWEAKLYQCVLTEIVATKALDVLVTCLCNPDNLNQMVVLQLDRVTSKSSTGDLLNSDREGTPSSMGSEEAEVLTDEAEDGRSEETKEKKKAGNRIKERFSKFVDKVKSKKAKRKNYKKKKEQELLQRALLSRRSAVIEDDGADSREGSIRSCMDSDYDSETDIYLTTNVQEDMMEFRLSYEMWRVGKWAVRVTNVQKENEELCFTLHLEEKNNPENLNWDVKKTQSDILYFHSLWQDVSTLPSISAIVEKTKEDLDGAHAEVGSALEHFLQELISDAQFGHTQPVFQFLCPIVQLLSNNEHKGGVWSFLNGLASFLNPGQDEDESHNPKGDEKLDGGRASVHNSGQSTAQPACIDTDEEPKGGVVEEPVAANIRFCNPVEETDTLKYRDDQNDQNSDEQDVVSDGQESLAESLDIFVNRSKLVSPSGHSSDISSSVMNHAEGVQSDSVDGIISALSGGKTNKKEKLTQKKSNGFQKVKVKEKTGQLKDEVASQPQAQKKEPQNNWDQVEATKAIFELVKEITGNSVLINIFDAILKTVQPLVKKKINNFLKKMHPTETQIASYIDNFREKIWPEGNVPVQPPRDSEEKHETKEKALQLINSKYSNSLILKKTDVETVFKIFQDTEENKKLVYMLMSYILGEFLPGERAFSAIPNLIVKDVLS; encoded by the exons ATGTACACTTGGCGGTGCTTCCTCGCCGTTGTATTTGTACTTGTTTGGTACTTCTCGGAGTTCGGACAAATATGGACTCAagccttcttttgttttttatgcttttttaatttcccTTTCAAAAAGCAAGACCGTGAAACGAGCACTCAGACCGACGATACACTTGAAACAGAACAACAG ACAAAGAAAGCTCACCATGTTGGTGTCACCGATGAGACAGATGCAGCCGAAACCCCGCAAACTGTGTCTGAGATGCAGCAATATGAAATTGTTAAGAGTTCACTATTCCAGG tgtttgaATGCGCCTATGCTCACCTGGTCCAGCCGTGGTACACAGTCCCAGAACTTGGCGACAGTCAGCCCCTTCACAGGGCGATAAAGGAGGAGTTTAAGCTGGTAGTCGAGAGAGTCATTTGCAAGGCAAAGGACTTCGATCTGTCTACTACCAGTGTGGGTTGTATTAGGATCTTCACTCAACACCTGCATAATGCCAAGCAGTCAGATGG CTCTCCAGTGTTTGGTTCAAGGTCCGAGGAGATGGCAGTCCTCAGGACTTTTTCTGAAGCTCTCGTGCGAAACCTTTTTCCTAAATACCTTTGGGAAGCAAAACTCTACCAGTGTGTCCTAACTGAGATTGTTGCTACAAAAG CTCTTGATGTGCTTGTGACATGCCTCTGTAATCCAGACAACCTGAATCAGATGGTGGTTTTACAGTTGGATAGAGTAACCTCTAAAAGCTCGACAGGAGACCTCCTGAACTCAGACAGGGAAGGCACACCATCTTCAATGGGAAGTGAAGAAGCAGAAGT ATTGACAGATGAAGCAGAGGATGGTCGGtctgaagaaacaaaagaaaagaagaagg CAGGCAATAGGATCAAAGAACGGTTTTCTAAATTTGTTGATAAGGTCAAATCAAAGAAAGCCAAAAGGAAAAACtataagaagaagaaggagcAAGAGCTTTTGCAGAGGGCTTTATTATCACGAAGATCTGCTGTTATTGAAGATGATGGTGCAGACAGCAGAGAGGGCTCCATTAGAAGCTGCATGGACTCAGATTAT GACAGTGAGACAGACATTTACCTAACAACAAATGTCCAAGAAGATATGATGGAGTTTAGGCTTTCCTATGAGATGTGGCGGGTGGGGAAATGGGCAGTCCGTGTTACAAAT GTTCAAAAGGAAAATGAAGAGCTGTGTTTCACGCTTCACCTGGAGGAGAAGAATAACCCTGAGAATCTCAACTGGGATGTAAAAAAGACCCAGTCGgatatactttattttcacagcCTCTGGCAG gatgttTCCACTTTACCCTCTATTTCTGCAATAGTAGAGAAAACAAAGGAGGATCTTGATGGCGCACATGCAGAAGTTGGCTCAGCCCTGGAGCACTTTTTACAA GAACTGATTTCTGATGCACAGTTTGGTCACACTCAGCCTGTATTCCAGTTCTTGTGTCCCATTGTACAGCTGCTGAGTAATAATGAACATAAGGGAGGTGTCTGGAGTTTTCTGAATGGACTTGCCAGCTTTCTTAATCCTGGGCAAGATGAGGATGAG tcacATAACCCCAAGGGAGATGAAAAGCTGGATGGAGGAAGAGCCTCAGTACACAACAGTGGACAGTCAACAGCACAGCCAGCGTGCATCGACACAGATGAAGAACCAAAGGGGGGCGTTGTAGAAGAACCAGTGGCTGCAAACATTAGATTTTGTAACCCTGTCGAGGAAActgacaccttaaaatatagAGATGATCAGAACGATCAGAACTCTGATGAACAGGATGTGGTTTCAGATGGACAGGAGAGTCTTGCTGAAAGTTTAGATATCTTTGTTAACAGGTCAAAACTAGTCAGTCCTTCAGGACACTCCAGTGATATCTCAAGTTCAGTCATGAACCATGCTGAAGGCGTACAGTCTGACTCAGTCGATGGCATTATAAGTGCTCTGTCTGGgggcaaaacaaacaaaaaagaaaagttaactcaaaaaaagtcaaatggaTTTCAAAAGGTCAAAGTAAAGGAGAAAACGGGACAGCTCAAGGACGAGGTGGCAAGTCAGCCTCAGGCACAGAAAAAGGAACCCCAGAACAACTGGGACCAGGTTGAGGCCACCAAAGCCATATTTGAGTTAGTTAAGGAAATAACTG GTAACTCAGTCCTCATTAATATTTTCGATGCCATTCTAAAAACAGTCCAGCCTTTGGTAAAGAA aaaaataaacaactttttaaaaaagatgcatCCCACTGAAACTCAGATTGCGTCTTACATTGACAATTTCCGGGAGAAAATATGGCCAGAAGGAAATGTGCCCGTCCAGCCTCCACGTGACAGTGAGGAGAAACACGAGACAAAGGAGAAGGCTTTGCAGCttataaattcaaaat ATTCAAATTCTTTGATTCTCAAGAAAACTGATGTCGAAACTGTGTTTAAGATCTTCCAGGACACCGAGGAGAACAAGAAACTGGTTTAT ATGCTGATGTCATACATTCTTGGGGAGTTTCTACCCGGGGAACGGGCCTTCAGTGCAATACCTAATCTAATCGTAAAGGATGTTCTTTCATAA
- the si:rp71-46j2.7 gene encoding uncharacterized protein si:rp71-46j2.7 isoform X2 — protein sequence MYTWRCFLAVVFVLVWYFSEFGQIWTQAFFCFLCFFNFPFKKQDRETSTQTDDTLETEQQTKKAHHVGVTDETDAAETPQTVSEMQQYEIVKSSLFQVFECAYAHLVQPWYTVPELGDSQPLHRAIKEEFKLVVERVICKAKDFDLSTTSVGCIRIFTQHLHNAKQSDGSPVFGSRSEEMAVLRTFSEALVRNLFPKYLWEAKLYQCVLTEIVATKALDVLVTCLCNPDNLNQMVVLQLDRVTSKSSTGDLLNSDREGTPSSMGSEEAEVLTDEAEDGRSEETKEKKKGNRIKERFSKFVDKVKSKKAKRKNYKKKKEQELLQRALLSRRSAVIEDDGADSREGSIRSCMDSDYDSETDIYLTTNVQEDMMEFRLSYEMWRVGKWAVRVTNVQKENEELCFTLHLEEKNNPENLNWDVKKTQSDILYFHSLWQDVSTLPSISAIVEKTKEDLDGAHAEVGSALEHFLQELISDAQFGHTQPVFQFLCPIVQLLSNNEHKGGVWSFLNGLASFLNPGQDEDESHNPKGDEKLDGGRASVHNSGQSTAQPACIDTDEEPKGGVVEEPVAANIRFCNPVEETDTLKYRDDQNDQNSDEQDVVSDGQESLAESLDIFVNRSKLVSPSGHSSDISSSVMNHAEGVQSDSVDGIISALSGGKTNKKEKLTQKKSNGFQKVKVKEKTGQLKDEVASQPQAQKKEPQNNWDQVEATKAIFELVKEITGNSVLINIFDAILKTVQPLVKKKINNFLKKMHPTETQIASYIDNFREKIWPEGNVPVQPPRDSEEKHETKEKALQLINSKYSNSLILKKTDVETVFKIFQDTEENKKLVYMLMSYILGEFLPGERAFSAIPNLIVKDVLS from the exons ATGTACACTTGGCGGTGCTTCCTCGCCGTTGTATTTGTACTTGTTTGGTACTTCTCGGAGTTCGGACAAATATGGACTCAagccttcttttgttttttatgcttttttaatttcccTTTCAAAAAGCAAGACCGTGAAACGAGCACTCAGACCGACGATACACTTGAAACAGAACAACAG ACAAAGAAAGCTCACCATGTTGGTGTCACCGATGAGACAGATGCAGCCGAAACCCCGCAAACTGTGTCTGAGATGCAGCAATATGAAATTGTTAAGAGTTCACTATTCCAGG tgtttgaATGCGCCTATGCTCACCTGGTCCAGCCGTGGTACACAGTCCCAGAACTTGGCGACAGTCAGCCCCTTCACAGGGCGATAAAGGAGGAGTTTAAGCTGGTAGTCGAGAGAGTCATTTGCAAGGCAAAGGACTTCGATCTGTCTACTACCAGTGTGGGTTGTATTAGGATCTTCACTCAACACCTGCATAATGCCAAGCAGTCAGATGG CTCTCCAGTGTTTGGTTCAAGGTCCGAGGAGATGGCAGTCCTCAGGACTTTTTCTGAAGCTCTCGTGCGAAACCTTTTTCCTAAATACCTTTGGGAAGCAAAACTCTACCAGTGTGTCCTAACTGAGATTGTTGCTACAAAAG CTCTTGATGTGCTTGTGACATGCCTCTGTAATCCAGACAACCTGAATCAGATGGTGGTTTTACAGTTGGATAGAGTAACCTCTAAAAGCTCGACAGGAGACCTCCTGAACTCAGACAGGGAAGGCACACCATCTTCAATGGGAAGTGAAGAAGCAGAAGT ATTGACAGATGAAGCAGAGGATGGTCGGtctgaagaaacaaaagaaaagaagaagg GCAATAGGATCAAAGAACGGTTTTCTAAATTTGTTGATAAGGTCAAATCAAAGAAAGCCAAAAGGAAAAACtataagaagaagaaggagcAAGAGCTTTTGCAGAGGGCTTTATTATCACGAAGATCTGCTGTTATTGAAGATGATGGTGCAGACAGCAGAGAGGGCTCCATTAGAAGCTGCATGGACTCAGATTAT GACAGTGAGACAGACATTTACCTAACAACAAATGTCCAAGAAGATATGATGGAGTTTAGGCTTTCCTATGAGATGTGGCGGGTGGGGAAATGGGCAGTCCGTGTTACAAAT GTTCAAAAGGAAAATGAAGAGCTGTGTTTCACGCTTCACCTGGAGGAGAAGAATAACCCTGAGAATCTCAACTGGGATGTAAAAAAGACCCAGTCGgatatactttattttcacagcCTCTGGCAG gatgttTCCACTTTACCCTCTATTTCTGCAATAGTAGAGAAAACAAAGGAGGATCTTGATGGCGCACATGCAGAAGTTGGCTCAGCCCTGGAGCACTTTTTACAA GAACTGATTTCTGATGCACAGTTTGGTCACACTCAGCCTGTATTCCAGTTCTTGTGTCCCATTGTACAGCTGCTGAGTAATAATGAACATAAGGGAGGTGTCTGGAGTTTTCTGAATGGACTTGCCAGCTTTCTTAATCCTGGGCAAGATGAGGATGAG tcacATAACCCCAAGGGAGATGAAAAGCTGGATGGAGGAAGAGCCTCAGTACACAACAGTGGACAGTCAACAGCACAGCCAGCGTGCATCGACACAGATGAAGAACCAAAGGGGGGCGTTGTAGAAGAACCAGTGGCTGCAAACATTAGATTTTGTAACCCTGTCGAGGAAActgacaccttaaaatatagAGATGATCAGAACGATCAGAACTCTGATGAACAGGATGTGGTTTCAGATGGACAGGAGAGTCTTGCTGAAAGTTTAGATATCTTTGTTAACAGGTCAAAACTAGTCAGTCCTTCAGGACACTCCAGTGATATCTCAAGTTCAGTCATGAACCATGCTGAAGGCGTACAGTCTGACTCAGTCGATGGCATTATAAGTGCTCTGTCTGGgggcaaaacaaacaaaaaagaaaagttaactcaaaaaaagtcaaatggaTTTCAAAAGGTCAAAGTAAAGGAGAAAACGGGACAGCTCAAGGACGAGGTGGCAAGTCAGCCTCAGGCACAGAAAAAGGAACCCCAGAACAACTGGGACCAGGTTGAGGCCACCAAAGCCATATTTGAGTTAGTTAAGGAAATAACTG GTAACTCAGTCCTCATTAATATTTTCGATGCCATTCTAAAAACAGTCCAGCCTTTGGTAAAGAA aaaaataaacaactttttaaaaaagatgcatCCCACTGAAACTCAGATTGCGTCTTACATTGACAATTTCCGGGAGAAAATATGGCCAGAAGGAAATGTGCCCGTCCAGCCTCCACGTGACAGTGAGGAGAAACACGAGACAAAGGAGAAGGCTTTGCAGCttataaattcaaaat ATTCAAATTCTTTGATTCTCAAGAAAACTGATGTCGAAACTGTGTTTAAGATCTTCCAGGACACCGAGGAGAACAAGAAACTGGTTTAT ATGCTGATGTCATACATTCTTGGGGAGTTTCTACCCGGGGAACGGGCCTTCAGTGCAATACCTAATCTAATCGTAAAGGATGTTCTTTCATAA
- the slc25a5 gene encoding ADP/ATP translocase 2, with product MSETAISFAKDFLAGGIAAAISKTAVAPIERVKLLLQVQHASKQITADKQYKGIMDCVVRIPKEQGFLSFWRGNLANVIRYFPTQALNFAFKDKYKKVFLDGVDKRTQFWRYFAGNLASGGAAGATSLCFVYPLDFARTRLAADVGKAGAEREFSGLGNCLVKISKSDGIRGLYQGFNVSVQGIIIYRAAYFGIYDTAKGMLPDPKNTHIVVSWMIAQSVTAVAGLASYPFDTVRRRMMMQSGRKGADIMYSGTIDCWRKIARDEGGKAFFKGAWSNVLRGMGGAFVLVLYDELKKVI from the exons ATGAGTGAGACCGCCATCTCTTTCGCCAAGGACTTCTTGGCCGGTGGTATTGCCGCTGCTATCTCTAAAACCGCCGTGGCCCCCATCGAGAGAGTCAAGCTGCTGCTTCAG GTGCAACATGCTAGCAAACAGATTACAGCGGATAAGCAGTACAAGGGCATTATGGACTGCGTGGTGCGTATTCCCAAGGAGCAGGGCTTCCTGTCGTTCTGGAGAGGAAACTTGGCAAACGTCATCAGATACTTCCCCACCCAGGCCCTCAACTTTGCTTTCAAGGACAAGTACAAGAAGGTCTTCCTCGACGGTGTAGACAAGCGCACCCAGTTCTGGAGGTACTTCGCTGGTAACCTGGCCTCAGGTGGTGCTGCCGGTGCCACGTCCCTCTGCTTTGTCTACCCCCTCGACTTCGCGAGAACCCGCCTGGCCGCCGACGTTGGCAAGGCTGGTGCAGAAAGAGAGTTCTCCGGCCTGGGTAACTGCTTGGTAAAGATCTCCAAGTCTGATGGCATCAGAGGTCTGTACCAGGGCTTCAATGTGTCCGTGCAGGGTATCATCATTTACAGAGCTGCCTACTTCGGCATCTATGACACAGCCAAGG GTATGCTGCCAGATCCTAAAAACACCCACATTGTCGTCAGCTGGATGATCGCTCAGTCTGTGACTGCTGTTGCTGGTCTTGCATCCTACCCCTTCGATACAGTCCGTCGTCGTATGATGATGCAGTCTGGACGCAAAGGAG CTGACATCATGTACAGCGGAACAATTGACTGCTGGAGGAAGATCGCACGTGATGAGGGTGGCAAGGCTTTCTTCAAGGGAGCCTGGTCCAATGTTCTCAGAGGCATGGGAGGTGCCTTTGTGCTGGTCTTGTATGATGAGCTGAAGAAGGTCATTTAA
- the slc25a43 gene encoding solute carrier family 25 member 43 codes for MATVKKDDRLTSSQSLLCVGFAGVFSKTATSPLEVVKILSQIGTFHCKRGFLHSFVFICQNEGLRAFWKGNAVSCLRLFPYSAVHLATYKNIVHLHIDELGDISQWRAIVAGGLAGISAALATYPLEVVETRLIAQNCQEPTYRGLLHSLSTIYRNEGLQALYRGFSLTVLGAVPFSVGCYAVYVNLDKLWQERHVRFTSLQNFINGCLAAGVAQTLSFPFETVKKKMQAQSLLLPHCGGVDVHFTGMIDCFRQVIKNKGIMALWSGLTANMVKIVPYFGLLFSCFEMCKQVCLYQNGYIISPLSYKPKPGVDQSLGPYELQEFKRYLRNRKPHKAQSSSIGNRW; via the exons ATGGCCACGGTCAAAAAGGACGACCGACTGACAAGCTCTCAAAGTTTACTGTGCGTCGGTTTCGCCGGGGTGTTTAGCAAAACGGCAACGTCGCCTCTGGAAGTCGTGAAGATTTTGAGTCAAATAGGAACGTTTCATTGTAAACGGGGCTTCTTgcacagctttgtttttatttgccagAATGAGGGGCTTCGAGCTTTTTGGAAGGGTAACGCGGTTTCCTGTCTGCGACTGTTCCCCTACAGTGCCGTGCATTTAGCGACTTACAAAAA TATTGTCCACCTTCACATTGATGAACTGGGCGATATCTCACAATGGAGAGCCATAGTAGCCGGTGGGCTGGCAGGCATATCTGCAGCTCTAGCAACATATCCACTGGAGGTGGTTGAAACCAGACTTATCGCTCAGAATTGTCAAGAACCAACGTACAGAGGGTTGCTGCATTCTCTCTCCACAATCTACAGAAATGAAGGACTTCAGGCTCTCTACAGGGGCTTTTCCCTCACAGTGTTAG GTGCTGTTCCCTTCTCCGTTGGCTGCTATGCGGTGTATGTCAATTTGGATAAGCTGTGGCAGGAGCGTCACGTTCGCTTCACGTCTTTGCAGAACTTCATCAATGGCTGTCTTGCAGCAGGAGTAGCTCAGACGCTCTCCTTCCCGTTTGAAACTGTTAAAAAGAAGATGCAG GCCCAGAGTCTTCTTTTGCCCCATTGCGGAGGAGTTGATGTCCATTTTACTGGAATGATAGACTGCTTCAGACAGGTCATCAAGAACAAGGGCATCATGGCTCTTTGGAGTGGCCTTACAGCCAACATGGTGAAG ATTGTCCCGTATTTCGGCCTGCTGTTCAGTTGCTTTGAGATGTGTAAGCAAGTCTGCCTTTACCAGAATGGCTACATCATTTCTCCACTAAGCTACAAGCCTAAACCTGGCGTGGACCAGAGCCTGGGCCCATATGAACTGCAAGAGTTTAAGCGCTACCTGAGAAACAGAAAACCACACAAAGCACAGAGTTCATCCATAGGAAACCGCTGGTAA